AGGCGTAACAGAGCGCCGCCGTGAACACGAGAAACGGCGTGCTCATGAGGTGAGCGTGGAGGTCGCCGTTCAGGAACTCCCAGAACGGCGTGACGTGAATGGTGTCTGGAATGATGTACCGGCCAAACCAGTAGCTGAGCGTCTCTGGATTCGTGGCGACGACGAGTGCCTCCTCGTAGGGCATTCGAATCCCATCGAGGAAGACGTGACCGAAGCGGGCGGCGAGGTCATCGGGAAGGACGCCGAGCAGCAGCCGACCGGGCGTGGCGAGCGTCCCGGCGAAGCCGACGAAGAAGGCGCTCAGGGCTCCGGCTTTGCGGGGTGAACTCCCATGGTGTGCGGCAATCGTGGCCGCGAGGCCGTACGCGCCCGTGACGAGCGTGGCGTAGAAGCCAGCGAGCGCGAGGTTGTACGCAAAGCGGGCTTCGGTCCCCGTGAGCCACGCGAGGGCGACCGTGAGCAGGTGGCCGCCGTAGTAGTAGTTCAGGCGCTCGCCGGCAAACCAGAAGTCCTCGGGCGGAAGGACGGTCGCACGCAGGAGCGTCTGGAGGAGGCCGTAATCGAGGAACTTCTCCCCGCCCGGGGCGTGGACTGCGGGGTCTACGGCGCGGACGGCGACGAGGAAGGCGAACGCGAGCGAGAAGACGACCATCGTCTCTGCGTAGTGGGAAAGCGAGAGCGAGACGCCGCGTCTGAGTGCGAGTGCAGTGCCCAACAGGAGTACCCAGAGGGCGATGAGAACGGTCCAGAAGGTGAAAAACACGTGGCCGAGGAGGAAGGTCACGACTGTCAGTACGGCCAGTGAGAGGGGCAGGGCGAAGGTAGCGCCGCGGTCACGAAACCCGGGGAAGGCGAGGGCTGCGAGGGGAGCACCTGCGAGGGTGAGGGCCGCGAACGCCACCAGCCACCAGAGGGCGAGGGCGAACTCCATGTGGATGGTTTCAATCCTCCTACATCACGGTCGAGATAAGTGTCTTCTGGTCGGCAAGACAGCAGATATTTACCCCCGCTCGCGGTGAGTCTCAGTCAATGAAGAGGTCTCTCTGTGGGGCGGTGGGGATAGCGACGGTGGAGGGGACGCAGTGAGTCAGCCAGACGAGCGCGGGACGCTCTGGAACCTCGTCCAGTCGCTGCTTTCAGGAGTGCGTTTCGGGCAGTTTCTCTCCGTCGGCATCGTCGGCCTCCTGTTCGACAACGCCGCGCTGTTCGTCCTCCACGGCCTGCTCGAAATCCCCCTCTGGATAGCGAAGGTGGGCAGCGCAGAGACGGCCATCGTCGTGATGTTCCTCGTAAACGAGAACTGGACGTTCTCGCGGTGGGGTGAGTCGAGTCCCGGCGAGTTAGTAAAACGCTTCCTGAAATCCAACCTCGTGCGCGTCGGCGGCGTCGCCATCGCGTGGGCCGTCCTGCTGGTGTTAAACGGTGAGTTCGGCGTCTGGTACCCCATCGCCAACAACGTCGGCATCGGTGTCGCGTTCCTCTTTAACTACGCCTCAGAGAGCCTCGTGACCTGGCGCGTCCACGAAAACGAGTGACTGATTGACTACTACGAAAACAGAAAACTAATCGTCTGAATCGACTGAAGTCGCCTGATTATTGCTCGATGCTCAATTCGTCGAGCAGCGTCTCTGCGGCTGCGGCCGAGGAGCCCGGCCCACGCGCCGTGACGAGGTCGCCGTCGACAGTCACGCTGGTGTCCGAATCGAGTTCTGCATCCCAGTTGCCGCCCGCGGCGACGACCTCGTCTTCGACCCAGTAGGGCAGTTTCGTCCCGTCGGGGAGCACATCATCGTCGTCGACGATGTCTTGTTCCCACGCGTTCGGGAAGCCGGTGACGTCGCGCCCCTCCACGAGGAAGCCGTCGTCGCTGTCGCGGGTAAACGCGAGGATGCCTACCGCGTGGCAGATGACGAGCGCCGTGCCCGACCCCTCGACGGCGTCGCGCAGGAGCGTGCGTGCGTGGACATCTTGGTTGATGTCCCACACCGTGCCGTGGCCGCCGGGGAAGACGACGGCCTCGTAGTCGCTCGCGTCGGCTTGGGCGACCGGAATCGGATTGTTGAGTCGCTCGTCGTTCTCGTGGATGTCCATGATGTGTTCAGCCTGCTCCTCGCCGATGTCATCAGGGTCTACCGACCGCTCGTCGATGACGGGCGGTGACCCGGACGGTGTAGCCACCGTCACGTCGACGCCCGCGTCGCTGAGTTGGGTGAGCGGTTCGATGCATTCTTCGCCCCAATACCCGGATTCGCTGACGACAAACAGTGCTGATGGCATTGTAGCCCAGGATATTGGCCCGTGGCGCATAAGCGCCACGCCCGGAGAGAAACTGACCGCCTAATCTGACGGTTAGTTGTCGCCGTGTTCGTCCACGATGACGACTTTACCGTCCCGGACGTCCACGTTGATGAGCGTCTTGACGTTGTAGCCCGTCCCCTCGATTTTGTTCTCGCCGCCGACCTTCTTGATGACCGCGACGACGTCCACGACATCCGCGCCAATCTCTTCGAGTGCGCCCGTGAGCGCCTTGAGCGTGCCGCCCGTCGAGAGCACGTCGTCGAGCAGGAGGACCCGGTCACCCTCGTCGACGTCGTTGATGTACATCTCGTTCTCGGAGTAGCCCGTGACCTGCGAGAGCGCCATCTCGCCTTCGAGGCCGTACTGGCGCTTGCGGACGACGACGAGCGGGATGTCCGTCATCAGGGAGACGGCAGTGGAGATGTGGATGCCCATCGCCGCGGGCGTGACGATCTTGTCTACGTCCTCTAAGCTCACCTTGCGGATGATCTTGATGACGATCTCACGGAGCAGACTCGGCTCCAACATCGGAACGCCGTCGCTGATTGGGTGGACGAAGTACTGATACCCGTTTTTCTCGATGATAGGGGCCTCAAGCAGAGACTGCTTCAACTGGTCCATGTCGTGGGTAGTACAACCCCCCGGTAAAAACTGACGATTATCCGGCCAGCAACGGGAGTTTCTCCGCAAGCCACCCGACAAATGGGAGTGCGAAATCCCCGGCGTAGGCGAAGTATTCGATACCCGAGAGTAGGAGAAACAGCGTCCCGACACCAGCGGTGAGGCCGAACAGCGCGGCTCCCAGTCGGTCGCCGCGGTCGGTGAAAAGACGCCAGACGGCCCACAGCCCGAAGGCGAGTCCGACCCCGATGCCAAGCAGTGCGTGCAGCTGCACCGCCTCGCCGAGCGCGGGCCGCTGGACGAGCAGGAGGAGGACGAGCAATTGCCCACCGACGAGTATCGTCGCGGTGTAGGCCCACGCGAGCGTCGCAAACTCGTTCTCGACGCCACGAGGAACCGAGGGGAGGCGCATCACCGCGTAGAGGAGGAACGGGAAGACGGGGAGGAGATAGCGAACCGTGATGGTTGCATGAAGCGGGAGGTTCGGGAGATACACGGCCGTGAGGCCCAGGCAGTACACGAAAACGAACACGTCAGTCGCCCCTGCAGGTGAGGACAGCCACGACGCGACGCGATTCTTCGACCGGAGTCGCTGGACACCATACACCGGAAACGCGGTGAGTGCGCCGAGCAGTGGCGCGGATTCGAGAATCGAGAGGTTGATGGCTTCGTTGCCGTCCATCTCGATACCGCGCACGTAGTAGCCCTGTCGAACGTAGGTCTGGAACAACCGTTCAGGAGAGTTGAGGGCTGTGTCGATACCCCGGGTGGCCATTTGCGTGAAAAGCGCAACTTTCCCATTGAGTGAGGCGAGCAGCGACTGGATGAGCACCCACAGACCACTTGGACTATTTCCTCCCGAACTACCGCCTCCACCGTTACCACCGCCACCCCCTCCACCGCCCGCCCCTCCACCCGACGTTCCAGAGTCGGGAATCGGGCCACCGTCGTACTGAGGCAACAGAAGCGGCGGTTCGAACGGATTGCCTGAGATGAGGAAGTTCGTCGCGAAGAATGGAATCGACGAGAGGAAGAGCGCGAGTCCAAGGACCGAAAGCGTTCGGATGTCGTTCGTCGGTGCAGTGAGAAGGTCGACGATACCGAGCGCGAGGAGCAACACGAGCGCTTCGAGCCCCTGAATGGAGGCCGTCAATCCAACGAAGACGTACGCAAGCGCCCGCATTCGGAGATCCCCCTCACGACTCCGGTAGAAGCAATAGAGCGTCCCGACCGCGAACAACGTCGTGAACACGTGACGTTTGGGAATCGACGCCCAGAACCCGACCGGCGTCGCGAGCACCGCGAACGCACCCGTGACCAGCCCGACGCGTCGGTCGTACAACTCGGTGAGCAACCGATAGAGCACGACGCCGACGAGTGCCGCGGCGACCATTGCCGTGACCTGGAGTGCAGCCTGGTGCATCCACACCGGGTCGAGCGGGCCGGCGAGGGCGACGTTTCCCGCGAACAGGAGGAGTGCGAGACCGCTGCCGACGAGGGTGAACTGCGTGCGCCGTCCGGTCAATCCACCCGCGAGATAGAATCCTACGAGGGTGAGACCACTCCAACCGGCGACGATGGCAATGCGCGGGTCGGCGACGACGGAGACGGCTTGCAGCACCCAGAGGACGGGCAACGACATGAAAATCTGGCCGTAGTTGCGGCCGTAGAGTTTGCCGTCAAGGAGCACCATCCCAGGCGTGTCCGGGCCGGGACCGTACGGGAAGCTCTCGAGCCAGAGGTGCCCCTCGGAGACGGCGACGAAGGCGTTCACCACCGTCCACGTATCACTGATGAAGATACCGATGCGCCAGTAGCCAATGAAAAACCAGAGGGCGACGACGAACAGGAGCAGGCCCCAGCGGTCGCGGAAGATGAGCCGTCCGACTCGTTTGCTTTTGTGGACGAGGGATTCGTCCGTCCGGTCGGTCATCTGCGCACCTCGACAGTGACCGGCTGTCGCGCCAGTTCGCGCTCCTCGCCGCCGGCCCGAACCAAGACAATGAGTTCAGCGTCGTACTCGTCTGCGGTCACCCGTCCCGGTGCGAGCGCCTTCTGCTGAAGCGCGATTGATTTGTTCCCCGTGTCCTCCGGGCTCAAGAACAGCGTCGTCCCGTGGGTGTACCCGAGGTCGGGAATCCGTACCTTGTAGACGACCATCGGCTGGCCCGTGACCGCATTCACTCGAATCTGTGCATCGGGAACGCGAAGATAGAACGACTCAGCGCCGTACTGACCGCGAACGAGTGCGACCCCGTCGGTGGGAATCGAGTGCACAGTCACATCCACCGCTCCCGAACCAATCGGCGCTTCGGGCGTCGATTCCTCGGGCGCGGGCGTAAGGTCAATCGCCCCGACGAGCGGGCCGGAGAGTACGGTCACGACCAACAACACGAGAACGGTCGCGGACGCGACTACTCGTTCCGGTTCCATCGTTCTCGAAAACTAACGGATAGCCCATAAATACCACCGCTCTCAGACCTTCGCATTCGGGCCGTGCCACTCGGTGATGATGATGTCGACGTTTCTCTTTGGCGCGTGCCACATCACCTGGACGGTGGCCTCGGGCGGTACGCCCTCGAGTCGAAGCGTGTCCCCGGCGTTGATGGGGCCTTCCCACTCACCGAGATACCGACCGTTCGCCGTCCGGAACCAGATTCTATCGCCCGCGAGCGAATCGCCCGATTCGTGAACGACAGTGAGCGTCTCGGTGCTTTTGTCGTACTCAAAGCTGAGAGCCACTGACGGCGCGGGTTTCGGCGACTCCGTGATCTCGGCGAACCCGAGGAAGCCAACAGAAAGGGGAACGAGCAACAGGAGCGCCACGGCTACGATGAGCGCGTTGCGACCCTGCGGACTGTTAATTAAATCTCGAACTCGGACACCCCAAATCATGGTTCACCCCGGCCACAACAGCGAAGACGCGAACCGTCTACCCCATCCCTAGCCTACTCGAGTTAAGGCGGTACTAGGAGATAAAATAGTTGGCTTGAATGAGTGTTGTGAATGTTGTCATTCGGGTGGGTGAGGACTGAGATTCGGTTCGAGGTGGAATCTTCACAATTGGCCCGAATCCCCGGAAGAGACGGGTGTGTGGACGATAGAATCTGAGTGTGGAAACTGGGGTGTTTGCGGGTGAATTGGCGTTCTGCGGAACGCGAAAGCTAGAATTCAGGCGTTTCAAAGCCTGAACGCCCAGAATTTGCGTGTGGAAAACACCCGATTGTGGGCTGATTTCGCGTCATTTTGGGTGTGTTGGGCGTAGAGAATCTCCACAATCGGTTGCTGTCTTGCGGTTTTGGTTTGTGGTGGAAATCGAGGAGGAAATTGGGTGTGTTTTTGAGAGTCTTGGTTTGGCTAGAAGCGTAGAATTTCGATGTTTGGAGCGCTCTCGCGCAATTCAGGTACTCGTTGCTTTGTGAAGCACTTTCCACAATCGGTTTGCCACACTCGCCCTTTCGGGGTCATTAACAGTACTCTTCCGGGGTTTGAACCCGATTGTGGAAAATCTGAGTGTGGAGATTTGGAGTTGCAGGACCGATGGCTCTCGAAGAATATGTCACGTCGATAAAAAGCGAAAATTTGGTTATTGGATTACGCTTCTGGGCCGTCCCAGGTCTGAATGGTAGAAGTATCCCCCGAACCATCGTCGAAGATTAGTCGAATAGTATCGCCGGGGTCCACTGCACCACCATTTCCTGTGGTAGAATCTACCGTAATGGATGAACCAGCAGTAACAAATGTAGTACCACTGTTAAAGTTATCCCAGGTTTGTTCAAATCCTGCACTGGATTTCACATTAAGATTTGAACCTTTAATCTTGTCTCCTGATTCGTGGGTGATGTCCAAACTGGTAGCGCCTTCATCGTAGTCGAAGCTGAACTGTGCCTGTGGTGCAGTGTTCCCTACCTGGTCCCCGAGACCAAGGACGAACGTTCCAATCACTGCTGCGAGGATGACCGTGATGGCGACCATCAAGATGACGCCAATCACGGGCGATACCGCGTCTTCCTCCGTAAAGAGTTGTTTGAGTTGCATGGTATGGTTCCATGCACGCCCAATGGCAATTCCAATGATTTGTCATAGCGACAAATCAGACATATTTGCCTCCGCTCAACAGACGTGCCCGACGTTTGCCCGTCGATGTACCCAGATTTGAGCGTGCTAGTTACTCATTTAGAGTGTCTTGTAATAAAGGTATTCAGTATTTTCATAAATTATGAATTCTATTGATTTTAGTCTGACAATAAGGGCAAAGTGAGATAAAAAACGTGTTACCGAATTAGGCGTCTGGGCCGGTCCACTTCTGGAGCGTCGAGGAGTCGGAGTTGCCCGACTGCCAGACCACACGGACAGTTGCTTTTGAGAGGTCAAGGGTAGTACCAGAGGTCGTAGCTGCCTTGAGTGTCACAGATGACCCTGCCGACACATCTGTGTCCCCACCCATTCCGCTTGGTCCCCAAACTGCACTACCACTTGCGTCACCGTCTCCGGACGCACCAGACCACTTCACGGTGAGGTCAGCACCCTTAATTTTATCTCCGCTTGAGTGAGTAATCGCGAGTGTATCTGCGTTTGTATCATCAGTATAATCGAATTCGAAGCTGGCCTGTGGAGCCGTATTCCCGACCTGGTCGCCGAGTCCCAGCACGAACGTGCCGATGACGGCGGCCAGAATCACCGTGATGGCGACCATCAGGATGACGCCGATTACGGGCGATACCGCGTCTTCCTCTGTGAAGAGTTGTTTGAGTTGCATGGTTTTGTTTCCATGCACGCTCTGATAGGGCGTGGCACCGAGCTAACGATTCGACACACGTGTCGCCTTACCCCTTTGAGCGTGCTAATTCCCTTTTCTCACTGACAGGATATAAATCTACGCCGAAAAAATTAGAACAAAACACTGTACGACTGTCAGACACGAGTCTGACGGCTCACGCTCAGTATGTATAATTACGACTCTCAAAAATCTGTTCGGAAAACTTTACCGCGTGATTATGCGTCTGGGCCAACCCACTTCTGGAGGGTCGAGCTGTCACCAGAGCCGGCGTTGTAGAGCACGCGGACGGTGTCGCCTGAGCCAACAGTCTGAGTGATGTCAGGGGCTGGAGTGCCGGAAGGTCCGACCGTGATTGAATCACCAGCAGTAACGAACGAGTCACCATCGTCTGGCCAGGTTTGTGCAGCAGTGTTTCCTACTTTGACTTGAAGGTTTGCTGCCTTAATTTTGTCACCAGATTCGTGCGTAATGGTGAGCGTATCTGCTCCCGAATCGTAGCTGAAACTGAAGCTCGCCTGCGGAGCCGTCTTCCCCACCTGGTCGCCCAGCCCGAGAACGAAGGTACCGATGACTGCTGCGAGGATGACCGTGATGGCGACCATTAAGATAACGCCGATCACGGGCGAGACTGCGTCCTCTTCTGTAAAGAGTTGTTTTAAGTGCATTGTGTTTACCTCAAAGACACGCTGACCTCGTGTGGCGGGGCCGAATTCCCGCGCCCAGTTAACCTGAAGCTGGTCGAAGATTTGTTGGCAAATCCCCTTCCCCCCTCTCCAGTTCAGACCAGAGTGTTCACCCTTAGTAATGTATTCAAGTATCTTAAATGTTTCTGTTGACATTAATTATAGACTAACGACTGGAAATGTGCGCTTACCCAGGACCGTCCGGATTTCGTGGGTAT
This sequence is a window from Haladaptatus sp. QDMS2. Protein-coding genes within it:
- a CDS encoding GtrA family protein, with protein sequence MSQPDERGTLWNLVQSLLSGVRFGQFLSVGIVGLLFDNAALFVLHGLLEIPLWIAKVGSAETAIVVMFLVNENWTFSRWGESSPGELVKRFLKSNLVRVGGVAIAWAVLLVLNGEFGVWYPIANNVGIGVAFLFNYASESLVTWRVHENE
- a CDS encoding type 1 glutamine amidotransferase domain-containing protein, which codes for MPSALFVVSESGYWGEECIEPLTQLSDAGVDVTVATPSGSPPVIDERSVDPDDIGEEQAEHIMDIHENDERLNNPIPVAQADASDYEAVVFPGGHGTVWDINQDVHARTLLRDAVEGSGTALVICHAVGILAFTRDSDDGFLVEGRDVTGFPNAWEQDIVDDDDVLPDGTKLPYWVEDEVVAAGGNWDAELDSDTSVTVDGDLVTARGPGSSAAAAETLLDELSIEQ
- the hpt gene encoding hypoxanthine/guanine phosphoribosyltransferase, whose amino-acid sequence is MDQLKQSLLEAPIIEKNGYQYFVHPISDGVPMLEPSLLREIVIKIIRKVSLEDVDKIVTPAAMGIHISTAVSLMTDIPLVVVRKRQYGLEGEMALSQVTGYSENEMYINDVDEGDRVLLLDDVLSTGGTLKALTGALEEIGADVVDVVAVIKKVGGENKIEGTGYNVKTLINVDVRDGKVVIVDEHGDN
- a CDS encoding type IV pilin N-terminal domain-containing protein, which codes for MQLKQLFTEEDAVSPVIGVILMVAITVILAAVIGTFVLGLGDQVGNTAPQAQFSFDYDEGATSLDITHESGDKIKGSNLNVKSSAGFEQTWDNFNSGTTFVTAGSSITVDSTTGNGGAVDPGDTIRLIFDDGSGDTSTIQTWDGPEA
- a CDS encoding type IV pilin N-terminal domain-containing protein, whose protein sequence is MQLKQLFTEEDAVSPVIGVILMVAITVILAAVIGTFVLGLGDQVGNTAPQASFEFDYTDDTNADTLAITHSSGDKIKGADLTVKWSGASGDGDASGSAVWGPSGMGGDTDVSAGSSVTLKAATTSGTTLDLSKATVRVVWQSGNSDSSTLQKWTGPDA
- a CDS encoding type IV pilin N-terminal domain-containing protein, with protein sequence MHLKQLFTEEDAVSPVIGVILMVAITVILAAVIGTFVLGLGDQVGKTAPQASFSFSYDSGADTLTITHESGDKIKAANLQVKVGNTAAQTWPDDGDSFVTAGDSITVGPSGTPAPDITQTVGSGDTVRVLYNAGSGDSSTLQKWVGPDA